In a single window of the Megalobrama amblycephala isolate DHTTF-2021 linkage group LG3, ASM1881202v1, whole genome shotgun sequence genome:
- the aplnr2 gene encoding apelin receptor 2, whose translation MSGSLPLPSPSPSPSPSPSPSPSCDYSEWSPTWVLIPSVYLLVFVVGSLGNGLVLWVYLDRRVRGRGRIGSCSKSSQTSDPPPCRSPTSSRSVTESLIASLALADLAFVMTLPLWATYTALGYHWPFGHVLCQVSSYIVALNMYASVFSLTGLSVERYCVITRQHGNGSKQGRSTTRAKWIVGMVWLAAGILALPALLLRTVREVDSDMGADGEGQDGHASSCLCDMDYSSLISSELDPAASEQAEMMWSAALGLKSTLLGFLLPLVVLLLCYGWLGRLLSRHFSLGVRPDHTRQRRLLRIIITLVLAFFLCWLPFHTNKTLSAMVELGILPFSCSFDQWLVAAHPYSICLGYINSCLNPLLYACCDPTLRKHCSGLLMCVWVKCRGQKGGDEEQRKNSPIPSGTHEVTVSRDEQ comes from the coding sequence ATGTCTGGGTCTCTGCCCTTGCCTTCaccctctccctctccctctccctctccctctccctctccctcatgtgactacagtgaatGGTCTCCAACTTGGGTGCTGATTCCGAGTGTGTACCTCTTGGTGTTTGTCGTGGGCTCCCTGGGTAACGGCTTAGTGCTATGGGTGTACCTGGACCGCCGAGTGAGAGGCCGCGGGAGAATTGGCAGCTGCTCCAAATCTTCCCAGACCTCCGATCCTCCTCCTTGCCGCTCCCCCACATCTTCTCGTTCAGTGACAGAGTCTTTAATAGCCAGTCTAGCATTGGCTGACCTGGCCTTCGTCATGACCCTGCCTTTGTGGGCGACATACACAGCGCTGGGCTACCACTGGCCCTTTGGCCATGTTCTGTGTCAGGTGAGCAGTTACATCGTGGCATTGAACATGTATGCGAGTGTGTTTTCTCTGACCGGGCTTAGCGTGGAGCGTTACTGCGTCATCACACGACAGCATGGCAACGGCTCAAAGCAGGGACGGTCAACCACACGTGCCAAATGGATTGTGGGTATGGTGTGGCTGGCGGCTGGAATCCTGGCACTTCCTGCTTTGCTTCTGCGGACTGTTAGGGAGGTGGATTCGGATATGGGAGCTGATGGCGAGGGGCAGGATGGACATGCGTCCTCCTGCTTGTGTGATATGGACTACTCCAGTTTGATCTCAAGTGAACTTGACCCTGCAGCTTCAGAGCAGGCGGAAATGATGTGGTCAGCAGCTTTGGGGTTAAAATCAACTCTTCTTGGCTTTCTGTTACCTCTCGTAGTGCTTTTGCTCTGCTACGGCTGGCTGGGGCGTCTCCTTTCCCGACACTTCAGCCTAGGCGTGCGCCCCGATCATACGCGCCAACGCAGGCTCCTCCGCATTATCATCACCCTTGTGCTGGCCTTCTTCCTCTGCTGGCTACCCTTCCACACCAACAAGACACTCTCTGCTATGGTAGAACTGGGCATCCTTCCCTTTTCCTGCAGTTTTGACCAGTGGTTGGTGGCAGCCCATCCATACTCCATCTGTCTGGGCTACATAAACAGCTGTTTGAACCCTCTGCTGTACGCTTGCTGTGACCCAACACTCCGAAAGCACTGCAGTGGTCTGCTCATGTGCGTATGGGTCAAATGCAGAGGTCAGAAGGGAGGAGATGAGGAACAACGCAAGAATTCACCAATACCATCTGGGACACATGAAGTGACAGTTAGTAGAGATGAGCAATGA